From a single Providencia hangzhouensis genomic region:
- a CDS encoding oxacillin-hydrolyzing class D beta-lactamase OXA-10 — translation MKTFAAYVIIACLSSTALAGSITENTSWNKEFSAEAVNGVFVLCKSSSKSCATNDLARASKEYLPASTFKIPNAIIGLETGVIKNEHQVFKWDGKPRAMKQWERDLTLRGAIQVSAVPVFQQIAREVGEVRMQKYLKKFSYGNQNISGGIDKFWLEGQLRISAVNQVEFLESLYLNKLSASKENQLIVKEALVTEAAPEYLVHSKTGFSGVGTESNPGVAWWVGWVEKETEVYFFAFNMDIDNESKLPLRKSIPTKIMESEGIIGG, via the coding sequence ATGAAAACATTTGCCGCATATGTAATTATCGCGTGTCTTTCGAGTACGGCATTAGCTGGTTCAATTACAGAAAATACGTCTTGGAACAAAGAGTTCTCTGCCGAAGCCGTCAATGGTGTCTTCGTGCTTTGTAAAAGTAGCAGTAAATCCTGCGCTACCAATGACTTAGCTCGTGCATCAAAGGAATATCTTCCAGCATCAACATTTAAGATCCCCAACGCAATTATCGGCCTAGAAACTGGTGTCATAAAGAATGAGCATCAGGTTTTCAAATGGGACGGAAAGCCAAGAGCCATGAAGCAATGGGAAAGAGACTTGACCTTAAGAGGGGCAATACAAGTTTCAGCTGTTCCCGTATTTCAACAAATCGCCAGAGAAGTTGGCGAAGTAAGAATGCAGAAATACCTTAAAAAATTTTCCTATGGCAACCAGAATATCAGTGGTGGCATTGACAAATTCTGGTTGGAAGGCCAGCTTAGAATTTCCGCAGTTAATCAAGTGGAGTTTCTAGAGTCTCTATATTTAAATAAATTGTCAGCATCTAAAGAAAACCAGCTAATAGTAAAAGAGGCTTTGGTAACGGAGGCGGCACCTGAATATCTAGTGCATTCAAAAACTGGTTTTTCTGGTGTGGGAACTGAGTCAAATCCTGGTGTCGCATGGTGGGTTGGGTGGGTTGAGAAGGAGACAGAGGTTTACTTTTTCGCCTTTAACATGGATATAGACAACGAAAGTAAGTTGCCGCTAAGAAAATCCATTCCCACCAAAATCATGGAAAGTGAGGGCATCATTGGTGGCTAA
- a CDS encoding NAD(+)--rifampin ADP-ribosyltransferase Arr-2, translating to MVKDWIPISHDNYKQVQGPFYHGTKANLAIGDLLTTGFISHFEDGRILKHIYFSALMEPAVWGAELAMSLSGLEGRGYIYIVEPTGPFEDDPNLTNKKFPGNPTQSYRTCEPLRIVGVVEDWEGHPVELIRGMLDSLEDLKRRGLHVIED from the coding sequence ATGGTAAAAGATTGGATTCCCATCTCTCATGATAATTACAAGCAGGTGCAAGGACCGTTCTATCATGGAACCAAAGCCAATTTGGCGATTGGTGACTTGCTAACCACAGGGTTCATCTCTCATTTCGAGGACGGTCGTATTCTTAAGCACATCTACTTTTCAGCCTTGATGGAGCCAGCAGTTTGGGGAGCTGAACTTGCTATGTCACTGTCTGGCCTCGAGGGTCGCGGCTACATATACATAGTTGAGCCAACAGGACCGTTCGAAGACGATCCGAATCTTACGAACAAAAAATTTCCCGGTAATCCAACACAGTCCTATAGAACCTGCGAACCCTTGAGAATTGTTGGCGTTGTTGAAGACTGGGAGGGGCATCCTGTTGAATTAATAAGGGGAATGTTGGATTCGTTAGAGGACTTAAAGCGCCGTGGTTTACACGTCATTGAAGACTAG
- a CDS encoding chloramphenicol efflux MFS transporter CmlA5 — protein sequence MRSKNFSWRYSLAATVLLLSPFDLLASLGMDMYLPAVPFMPNALGTTASTIQLTLTTYLVMIGAGQLLFGPLSDRLGRRPVLLGGGLAYVVASMGLALTSSAEVFLGLRILQACGASACLVSTFATVRDIYAGREESNVIYGILGSMLAMVPAVGPLLGALVDMWLGWRAIFAFLGLGMIAASAAAWRFWPETRVQRVAGLQWSQLLLPVKCLNFWLYTLCYAAGMGSFFVFFSIAPGLMMGRQGVSQLGFSLLFATVAIAMVFTARFMGRVIPKWGSPSVLRMGMGCLIAGAVLLAITEIWASQSVLGFIAPMWLVGIGVATAVSVSPNGALRGFDHVAGTVTAVYFCLGGVLLGSIGTLIISLLPRNTAWPVVVYCLTLATVVLGLSCVSRVKGSRGQGEHDVVALQSAESTSNPNR from the coding sequence GTGCGCTCAAAAAACTTTAGTTGGCGGTACTCCCTTGCCGCCACGGTGTTGTTGTTATCACCGTTCGATTTATTGGCATCACTCGGCATGGACATGTACTTGCCAGCAGTGCCGTTTATGCCAAACGCGCTTGGTACGACAGCGAGCACAATTCAGCTTACGCTGACAACGTACTTGGTCATGATTGGTGCCGGTCAGCTCTTGTTTGGACCGCTATCGGACCGACTGGGGCGCCGCCCCGTTCTACTGGGAGGTGGCCTCGCCTACGTTGTGGCGTCAATGGGCCTCGCTCTTACGTCATCGGCTGAAGTCTTTCTGGGGCTTCGGATTCTTCAGGCTTGTGGTGCCTCGGCGTGCCTTGTTTCCACATTTGCAACAGTACGTGACATTTACGCAGGTCGCGAGGAAAGTAATGTCATTTACGGCATACTCGGATCCATGCTGGCCATGGTCCCGGCGGTAGGCCCATTGCTCGGAGCGCTCGTCGACATGTGGCTTGGGTGGCGGGCTATCTTTGCGTTTCTAGGTTTGGGCATGATCGCTGCATCTGCAGCAGCGTGGCGATTCTGGCCTGAAACCCGGGTGCAACGAGTTGCGGGCTTGCAATGGTCGCAGCTGCTACTCCCCGTTAAGTGCCTGAACTTCTGGTTGTACACGTTGTGTTACGCCGCTGGAATGGGTAGCTTCTTCGTCTTTTTCTCCATTGCGCCCGGACTAATGATGGGCAGGCAAGGTGTGTCTCAGCTTGGCTTCAGCCTGCTGTTCGCCACAGTGGCAATTGCCATGGTGTTTACGGCTCGTTTTATGGGGCGTGTGATACCCAAGTGGGGCAGCCCAAGTGTCTTGCGAATGGGAATGGGATGCCTGATAGCTGGAGCAGTATTGCTTGCCATCACCGAAATATGGGCTTCGCAGTCCGTGTTAGGCTTTATTGCTCCAATGTGGCTAGTGGGTATTGGTGTCGCCACAGCGGTATCTGTGTCGCCCAATGGCGCTCTTCGAGGATTCGACCATGTTGCTGGAACGGTCACGGCAGTCTACTTCTGCTTGGGCGGTGTACTGCTAGGAAGCATCGGAACGTTGATCATTTCGCTGTTGCCGCGCAACACGGCTTGGCCGGTTGTCGTGTACTGTTTGACCCTTGCAACAGTCGTGCTCGGTCTGTCTTGTGTTTCCCGAGTGAAGGGCTCTCGCGGCCAGGGGGAGCATGATGTGGTCGCGCTACAAAGTGCGGAAAGTACATCAAATCCCAATCGTTGA
- the aadB gene encoding aminoglycoside nucleotidyltransferase ANT(2'')-Ia produces MDTTQVTLIHKILAAADERNLPLWIGGGWAIDARLGRVTRKHDDIDLTFPGERRGELEAIVEMLGGRVMEELDYGFLAEIGDELLDCEPAWWADEAYEIAEAPQGSCPEAAEGVIAGRPVRCNSWEAIIWDYFYYADEVPPVDWPTKHIESYRLACTSLGAEKVEVLRAAFRSRYAA; encoded by the coding sequence ATGGACACAACGCAGGTCACATTGATACACAAAATTCTAGCTGCGGCAGATGAGCGAAATCTGCCGCTCTGGATCGGTGGGGGCTGGGCGATCGATGCACGGCTAGGGCGTGTAACACGCAAGCACGATGATATTGATCTGACGTTTCCCGGCGAGAGGCGCGGCGAGCTCGAGGCAATAGTTGAAATGCTCGGCGGGCGCGTCATGGAGGAGTTGGACTATGGATTCTTAGCGGAGATCGGGGATGAGTTACTTGACTGCGAACCTGCTTGGTGGGCAGACGAAGCGTATGAAATCGCGGAGGCTCCGCAGGGCTCGTGCCCAGAGGCGGCTGAGGGCGTCATCGCCGGGCGGCCAGTCCGTTGTAACAGCTGGGAGGCGATCATCTGGGATTACTTTTACTATGCCGATGAAGTACCACCAGTGGACTGGCCTACAAAGCACATAGAGTCCTACAGGCTCGCATGCACCTCACTCGGGGCGGAAAAGGTTGAGGTCTTGCGTGCCGCTTTCAGGTCGCGATATGCGGCCTAA